GTGTTGCCTCGCCGCTGCTTCCCTGGCGCTCTCCTTCTGCTTCGAAAAAATGCCCGATGCCCCGGCCTCGGCTGGTGCCTCGGCGCCGGCTGCTGCCGAGGCATCCTTGCTTTCGGGCCTCCTCGGCTCCGAGGGCGGGGCCGCTACCGTAGAACCGCCCGCCGTGACGGCCACGCGCGACTCGCTGGCCTACGGCTACTACAACCAGACGCTGGGCGTGCACTTGGCCCACACCGAAAACAAGAGCCTCTTGCAAACGGTAACCGACTGGCTAGGCACGCCTTACAGCTACGGCAGCAATTCGCGCCGGGGCACCGACTGCTCGGGCTTCGTAACGCAGGTATTTAAGAAAGTATACGGCATCACGCTCAAGCGCAGTTCGCGCTCGATGTTCTCGACAGTGCAGCGCGTGGCCAAATCGGACATGAAAGCCGGCGACCTGGTGTTCTTCCGTCACGGTAAGGGCGCCATCTACCACGTAGGTATCTACTTGAAAGACGGTAAGTTTGCCCACGCGGCCTGCAACGGCGGCGTTATGGTAAGCTCGCTCAACCAGCCGTACTACCACCACAATTTTTACTCGGCCGGCCGCGTAGCCGGCACCGAGGCGGTTTCGCCCGATGCCTCAGTCGCCGATGTAGTGGGCCTACTGGCCCAGGCGGCCAATGCCCGCCCCGAGTAGGCAAAAGGGCAGACGGTTTTTTAGTTTCGTGAAGGGCGGCTTCCGGCAATTGCGCCGGGAGCCGTTTTTTTGTGCCCGCATAACTTGAATGCAACGATTGCAGTACACAGACTTATCATGAACTGCGGCGGCCTGGCTGCCCTTCTTTTCTCCCTTTTTTCGGCATGGCTACTACCAGCATCCCGCCCACCGGCGACAATATCGCCGCCTCGGCCATTTTTAAGAAATTTCTGGCTTCGGCCGAAAGCTATATCAAGCAGCCCACGCGCCTCAAAAAGCTGCTGCTCGATGCCTTTCATAAGGCTCGTGAGAAAAAAGAAATCGGCACCATCGCCCACGAGGTTTGGGAAACACTGCAAAGTCTGTTTCGCCTCATCAAGCTCAGCGCAGCGGGTGAGTACACGGGCGTGCCCACTACTACGGTAGTGGCCGCCGTGGCCGTGCTGCTTTATTTTCTTTCGCCCATTGACCTGATTCCGGACTTCATTCCGGTAGTAGGCTTGCTGGATGATATGGCGCTAGTAGCTTGGTTTTCGACATCTATCAAGCACGAGTTAGATAAGTTCCACGAGTGGGAAGCCACCAGGGCATCCACTATCGTGTCGGACGACGAGCTGCACGCTAGCCGGGGCGCAGCGCCCACGGCCAGCCAGCCGGCCACGGCCGGTGCCCGCTCGCTAGGTACCACCACCAACCAATCGGCCAAAAGCGCCGGCACTACCAACCTGCCCACGGCCCCGGCTGGTGCCCATCAGTCGGCTACCGATGCGGGGCTAGGGTCGCCGAGCAGCTCCACGGCTAGCCCGGTGCATGAGGCCGGCGCCGACATAAAGCGCGATGCCGCCTTGGGGAGCGACGTAGCTGACAATACCACCGAAGGTACCCGCGATGGCAACGACGGCCGCGTAGCTACCGGCGGCAACGTGCGGTAGCGAAAAAAGACGAGTTAAAATCAAAACCCCGACTTCAG
The genomic region above belongs to Hymenobacter sp. BRD128 and contains:
- a CDS encoding C40 family peptidase → MKNTLLCCLAAASLALSFCFEKMPDAPASAGASAPAAAEASLLSGLLGSEGGAATVEPPAVTATRDSLAYGYYNQTLGVHLAHTENKSLLQTVTDWLGTPYSYGSNSRRGTDCSGFVTQVFKKVYGITLKRSSRSMFSTVQRVAKSDMKAGDLVFFRHGKGAIYHVGIYLKDGKFAHAACNGGVMVSSLNQPYYHHNFYSAGRVAGTEAVSPDASVADVVGLLAQAANARPE